The segment TGGTCAAATGATTACTTCATCTAAGAGTCATAATACCCTGTCAACCATGCTTACTGCCAACTGTGACAGGGACCGGCTGCTCAGTCCATATATAGGCACCTTAAGCTAACCTAACCAGTATTAGGGAAAGAGAATTTGTAATTCCTCTCTCAGTCAGAACAATTCCTCAAATGAATTATTATATATAGGCGGTAAGATAGTTATACACTACAATGTAACGCGTAAGATGGGATTCTGAATTTTAGTGCCATTTTCTGATTTTATGCGCTATCACAGGCTCATCCATCCTGCTACAATCATTTGTTTCTATTATCCAATATCCCTCCTATGAAACGTGTTAACAACACGATTGCcgcaggagatatctatgatacTTTGTGAAGCTCATAACATCGTTTATTAACTATACGAAAGAGGATCCTTCTACCAACCACGCACCGGCACCATCTAGGTATCTAGGTGCATACGATGATGGTGTGAACAATGACCGGGTGACTGTTTATATTCCAGGTAACTGGTAAGGAATTTATTTATCTGTTCCTATTACCCTAAGGACATATATACCTCCATATGATTACCGGCATTACTACCATGTGTGTTATTACAAATTGAACTTTGGAATCACTTTTGTCCCACAAGAGAATATTGGACAAATACATTGTCTATTTTAGGCGCTCAGGAGCACTAGTGACGGCTATATTACCATCTGTCTTTGAGTCGGTACTGGATGAGACACTGAGTTAGGCGTTTGGGATTAGAAGTGATTTCCTATCCTCATCACTCCATAGTGTTTATTACACTGAGTTTCACAAGGAACCGTTATGTTTTTGAGCTAcactataacattttttttctggcaAGAAAGGTTTATGAGCCTGATGAAGTCTACACCATCCAGATAGGTTTCTGAGGATGCCATTTAAGTTTTATATGATTaacataggtgcacctatatattgTTAATCCTTGTAAGAGATGGTGTAAACATATATCGATTAACATAAATGTTTATGTAgctgttttaataaattatttttatatccaCATTACAGCACCAGTGTTTATGATTTGAGGTCTTACTGCAACTTGTTTGTTATACATTACAATGTACTTAGTATGTTATGCATTATGTTACAGGCTCCTTTATCCTGTGACAAAACCTTCACCTACAGTAagcttaaaaaaacattttcatggaGACAATTATTTTGTCCACTACTTCTAACCTAAACACTATCTGCCCTATAATTGAGGCAGAGACTATATAAAACCCACCCTACAGCTGCTTTAGTTATAGAACTTGTTGGAGCCGTTTAGTAGCTGTGAAACTCATCTAACAATTCTCAGTGAAATCTGGCATTAATCTGGATGATTATTTCACCACCCAGgtatgagattaaaaaaaaaaggatccaaCGACAGTCTTAAGCAGGAAAAGGAGCCGAATATCTACTGTAACCATCAGAATTGAGGGACCACCCTCCAATACTTATAGAAAAATTATTTATAACTGCCACAGTAAACATAGTGGCTCTGTATTAATATGTTTTACTGTAGAATTCctttttactgtttgttttttttttttaggaagccAGGGTATATACTGCTGGAATTATGCCTATTTGAAAAAAGTTTTTCcccctttttatttgttttcttttccccAAAGCAATGTGAACAAGTCTTTAAATCTTCCTTAGTTTTAACCTGCAAGCAGGGCGAGCCCAGGCTGGCCACATGTCATACTCGTTTCAGCAGCAGATGATTTAGTTCTATTCAATATTTCATCCAGCAAAAGGAGCCAGTCACATAAACACACTGCACCAGTTCTGTCTGCTCCAGGCATCGGGCTGCTTACaggaatgataaaaaaaaaataaaaaaaaacaactttcacaTTCTTTAGCTTTCCTGTTAGAGCTATTATTTTGCACTCCATAAGCACTGGATCCCTGTTCTATTTCTACCTTTAACAAGTCATGCATTATTGGCACCTACCAAGGACAAAGTGTACTTGATAATTGAACGCAAATATTGGCAACTATAGCTGTATGAAACAGAAAATGTCCTACAAACTACAATCTGGTCTAATGACTGATAACAAGATATTATAACACAACAGCatataaacatttacaaaagGCTAGCAGTGCAAAGATATTCTTCCATTCCTTGCGTGCTTAcaaccacagtaaaggcagaacTCCATACAACTGGAGTCCTGCCATAACAGCTAGTAGAATGTTGGGGTGCAGTGCCCAAAACCTTGTGGTTGAGCAGTTACTCAGCTCCTGCCAGAGGCAGAAATTAGAACAGACTCTGTCAACACCCCTAGCTGGGTGGCTGGTTGCATCAGTCCACAGTCATTGCATTAGTGAGCAGGGGTTTGCATTGATAAAGGTTTAATTTGCATGGAAATCACTTCAATCCTATTTTGCTTTCTCCAACATTCACAAACATATGAAATACTTGGTCAGATATAGGGAGAGTGTTCAAAATCAACCAGATTTGCCTGCAATTGGCCATCCACTGTAGTGTGTTACCCCATCCTAGTCAATATGATTGTGTATATACTTGTGTTGCTCACAAATTCAACAAGATTGCAATGCGCCAATCCAATGGCTTTTCAGAGCTCGTCTCACACAAAAACATGACACAACTTGAAAATATTTTCCTGTATTTGGTCTCATTAACAAATTACAAATTTTGGTCagaaagaggtaaaaaaaaaaaaaaaaaagaaagtcaaaGTCATTCATAGTTTCCTGGCAAGAAGGCACGGAGTCTTCACTGGAGGGTGGGGCTTtttaaaaactggagatgttttGGTCAACACACAAAAGGTGCATCATTGCATAGCTGAAATGTAAACACTGTCACAATAAAATTCAGATTGTCCATTTCCAGTAAAGTTCCCAAATTATAGCACAATATGTGCATGTAGATGCTCACAGCATCATTATACATCACTTTTAGCTTTAAACAATATGAAAACCATCGTAAGGCAGCATAGTTTAGTTTATATTCACCGTCTTAACAGTAAACTTCTTGAATGTAGtgttagggaaaaaaaaaagatatataaaaaatatagtttGAGAATTTTTGGCCTCACTAGTTCCAACTGACCACTGGTGCCTAATCTTTGTTCATGATTTGCAAAACATCATCCATGATGGATGGTCCCAAATCCACATGAAGGGAGAGAAGAGAGCCAGCATGAGCAAGAAACCGTTCTTCCCTTTCTTCTGCTGTGTAGCCATTATCCACAGTCACTTGCAGTGGTCTATCCATCTCCTTCACCGGGCTTTTACTCTTCTCTTCCAGGTGGAGCCGGGGTGGTTTTGGTGGAGGGGCCTGCAGAAGGGACAGAGCTTGCGGCTCGCCTATTGCAGGAAGGGAGATTGCATTCTTCAAGACAGGCGATGCCAGTTCGGAATGTGAGGGAGGTGGAGTAGCGTCAGGTGAGGAGGGAGCAGAAGACCCAGGATGCAGCTGAGGAAGGAGGTGGAATTTACCCTGTAGAAAGGAAACGTCCCCAAAAACATCTCCTTCCCCACTGCCAATGTGAATGGTGTGTCTGAAGTCTCCAAGTGGAGGACTTATCATATCGGGTGACAAGACATCTCTCAGCTTTCCTTTTCGTGTTCCTCTCTTTAGGTAGATGGGGGCTTTTGTAGACATCTTTGCAGTCTCTCAATCCTGGGACTCAAGAACTGAGTTTCCAAGTGTCCCTTCACATCTTATCCCAAGCTTCTGCTGCAAGGAGAACAAAGAATCAAACAATTCTGTTTAAACCAAACCGTATCCTTTATAAAAGAGCTCTACAGAAATCATGcgataaaataaaattcaaaggAAGCCTCCACAAGCATAAATGATTATTACTACGTACTTGAGGCAAATATTTGCACTCCAGGACCTGATCGATGTAGAAACTTCTGCTCTGGTCTTCAATTTATCTATTCACACTATGAAGTCAAGGCTTGGCTGAGCGAGGTGCACCTGAAAGGTTTACAAGAAAAATTACTGTGGCTGAATTGTACTACAAAAGTCAATAATAATTTTACACCAAACTGCATAGACTGATATATTGGTGTCATATACCATCATAATGGtacttatgttttatatatttgtttttttgtgtgccaTTCCCATGACATATACAATGAACACACAAATAGTTGCAACAACACTGCAGCGTCTGTTTTCGGTTTTACTCAAGCTGCTGATTCAGGGAAAGATTTGGTTAGGATCATTGTCAGGCAGCCAaaagcaaaggattctgggaacAGCCTAGAGCTGCTGTCTGTGCATGTTATATTCCAGCAAGTTGGATATTCATCTTGACAACAATTTGTCATTTCCAAGGTTAGAAATGTTCTGCACCCAGAAAAGATGTAGATTAATGGCATTTAATCAGTAACATGTACTCTGCATGCCTCAGACCTTGattatttgatagcttatttatacctGGACAAGTTTTAAAATGCAGCGAGAAAAAGACTATTAAGGGAAAGCAATGCTGAATGGGCCATAGGGTGGCAGAACAAACATCACAGAGCTGTCAAACACATTCCTACTGTAAAATATGAAAGCAATAACTACTGAAGAAAACAAGTTTGAATTGGTCACAACCCATCGCATTTCAGTTAGTTGCAATATGGGAACATAATCAAAGTGCTCGGGTAGGCACTGTAACGATTACACAGAGGAGAAAGTGAGAGGCATCATTACAAGACaaattatagtatggagaaggaaaACTCTGTATTGGGCCATCAACAAATCTCTGAAGCTCATGTACAAGGCTGGAATGTATGTATTTTTGCTATTGAACCTTTGTTTCACGTTTTATTTTAATCCATTGCCACACACTATGTTTCTTTATATCCACCTCCCATGGAGAAGAGGCCAATCATTGTTTATCACTTCTATTGCACTCAAAGCCgctattttttttcatatatcttATATTGTGTTCAATTTTGCAGTAATTAAATATGGTGATGAAAGGAGATTAACTCGTACAAAAGAGCTATATTTCTTGTTTGATGAGAGCGCCAGGCGCTGACAGAGCCAAGTTGAGACGTTACCAGTGGAAATGAGCACCTTCTTCAGCCAGGATATTCGGCTGCAGGACGGAGGTAACCCTGGGTTTACATGAGGCACTAAGCCAATAGAATTGTTCCCACCATCCCCAGAAAAATTATATCTCCAAAGGCCAggaataaatgaattaaaaagaCCTCCTTGACCTCTGGCTACCCACTGACAGCTGTCACTTTGCCTTGACTAGACTACGTTCCTTTGAGTTACAGCCCATGGTTATAACAGACAAGAACACAGAACGGAAGGTAATCGTGTAGTGattacacatgaatcagcatgcacCCCACCACCCACtgaaattggggaaaaaaaaacgcTAACATGATCATATTGTTAgactttttctgtagtgtgtacccagcattactcACTCATCCCAGTAAACGCTATAAAAAGGTAGATCACCTGCAGTTTATGCAATGCAGTTAGAATTGTGGCATTGCACAATTAAAGAAGGTCGCACTACAAAATGAAATTAGCTTAAAAAACTAAAACACTTGTGTAGCAAAGCGCATAAAAACCTGCAATTTCCATGGCCTTGCCCTAAGGATCGCTATTTTGTTCTATAGTCATCCACTCTAATGGGTAAGCCTTTCATAGTTTTGCTGGTAGATTCCATATCTAACAAAAGCAGTCTCTAAACCCTCATGAAGGATTCCTCTAGAAGAGgaggaaaataaacattttttgggtGGAGATAACCTTTAAGACTACAGCTTTACTGCACTTCAAACAATAGCCGATAATCTAATGTAGAAAAGGCTTTTGTATGTGCTTGTTTATCACTCAGTGATTATCAAAGCCATTCATTGTttgcaaaacattgaaaaaacaaGGCTATACTGGGGGAAAACAAAGGTACAAAACATAGTTTCCACAAGAACAGTTCTAAGAAATATATACCCTTTCATCAACATTTTTTGTATACATAACCCATGAAAATATTCTTACACTGCCATGTCATTCTtgttaaacaaatattaatagcTATAATCTATTTCAATTAACAATGTTGAAAAACAAATTTAGGCCGAATTATCCAACAGTGAAAACCATGACAAACTAGCTTTGtttatgcaaaaaacaaaacaaaaaaaacctctaaagtGCACAAAAAACCCAAATACTTTCTGGAATACATCAAGTTTAAAGTATGTTTCAGAATTCTCTTGAGTAAACAAGTACTGTATTATACCTACATAATATATTttgatggcagtttaataaatgagaaattctacataaaaacaaaaaacaagagaCCCCATCCTAACTTAAGAGATCCAAGTCAGACCGTGACTCATTCAAGTAATGCATGGTCAGGTCTTCCAGAAGCAATACCAAGTTATTCAAGGAATTTCATAAAGAAGTCAAAGGTGAACTGACCCTCGGGCCTAAGTTTTAGTTTGAAAATACCATTCTTAAGAGAAATCTAAACAATATTGCCACTCTGAAGAAG is part of the Mixophyes fleayi isolate aMixFle1 chromosome 10, aMixFle1.hap1, whole genome shotgun sequence genome and harbors:
- the CDC42EP2 gene encoding cdc42 effector protein 2 — protein: MSTKAPIYLKRGTRKGKLRDVLSPDMISPPLGDFRHTIHIGSGEGDVFGDVSFLQGKFHLLPQLHPGSSAPSSPDATPPPSHSELASPVLKNAISLPAIGEPQALSLLQAPPPKPPRLHLEEKSKSPVKEMDRPLQVTVDNGYTAEEREERFLAHAGSLLSLHVDLGPSIMDDVLQIMNKD